The Aminithiophilus ramosus genome contains a region encoding:
- a CDS encoding bifunctional 2-keto-4-hydroxyglutarate aldolase/2-keto-3-deoxy-6-phosphogluconate aldolase — protein MLPIAKYEILGAIHEKGVVAVIRASDKEKGLAVANAVYEGGIPAVEVAMTVPGALDLMGYLAEKHRGSSLILGAGTVLDAPTARACILAGARYIISPSLSEEVAFCCNRYGVPYMPGVGSVTELARAMELGVDVVKVFPGECMGPQFVKAVLGPLPQAHMMPTGGVSEANLEAWFKAGAFAVGMGGSLTGAGRGEGDLEAIGAMASRVVAEIARVRKGR, from the coding sequence ATGTTGCCCATCGCCAAGTATGAGATCCTCGGTGCCATTCACGAAAAGGGAGTCGTGGCCGTCATCCGGGCCAGCGACAAGGAGAAGGGGCTGGCCGTGGCGAATGCCGTCTACGAGGGGGGAATCCCGGCCGTCGAGGTGGCCATGACGGTTCCGGGGGCGCTCGATCTTATGGGGTATCTCGCCGAGAAGCACCGCGGTTCGTCTCTGATTCTCGGCGCCGGGACGGTTCTCGACGCGCCCACGGCCCGGGCCTGTATTCTGGCCGGGGCCCGCTACATCATTTCGCCCAGCCTTTCCGAAGAGGTGGCCTTCTGCTGCAACCGCTACGGCGTTCCCTATATGCCGGGCGTCGGTTCCGTGACGGAGCTGGCCCGCGCCATGGAGCTGGGCGTCGATGTGGTTAAGGTCTTTCCCGGCGAGTGCATGGGGCCTCAGTTCGTGAAGGCCGTTCTCGGGCCTCTGCCTCAGGCCCACATGATGCCCACGGGGGGCGTGTCCGAGGCGAATCTGGAGGCCTGGTTCAAGGCCGGTGCCTTCGCCGTGGGGATGGGCGGCTCTCTCACCGGGGCCGGCAGGGGCGAGGGCGATCTCGAGGCGATCGGAGCGATGGCTTCCCGCGTCGTGGCCGAGATCGCCCGGGTCAGGAAGGGTCGTTAG